In a genomic window of Shouchella clausii:
- a CDS encoding TlpA family protein disulfide reductase: MQKRRWTFVVLAGACIAIVFFVWQFNGESKPVQAGDQFLDIELDVYKGSSASFSDYQDGVLVLNVWASWCEPCIREMPALMELEEDYRNKGVSVITVNSQSKELRPEDAIEFIEEQDLTLPVFFDSEGVFMQAFKPSSLPTTYIIDQNNVVTDVLVGEVTKEMLANKLQELL, encoded by the coding sequence ATGCAGAAACGGAGATGGACATTCGTTGTGCTTGCTGGAGCATGCATAGCGATTGTGTTTTTTGTGTGGCAATTTAATGGAGAATCAAAACCGGTACAGGCTGGGGATCAATTTTTGGACATAGAGCTTGACGTATATAAGGGCTCGAGCGCTTCTTTTAGCGATTACCAAGACGGTGTGCTCGTCTTAAATGTGTGGGCATCATGGTGCGAACCGTGTATACGGGAAATGCCAGCATTAATGGAATTGGAAGAAGACTACCGAAATAAAGGAGTGTCTGTCATCACTGTCAACAGCCAGTCGAAAGAATTGCGCCCTGAAGATGCGATCGAGTTTATCGAAGAGCAAGACTTGACGCTGCCGGTTTTCTTTGATTCTGAAGGAGTATTTATGCAAGCGTTTAAGCCTTCATCATTGCCCACGACTTACATCATTGATCAAAACAACGTTGTCACAGACGTGCTCGTCGGCGAAGTAACGAAAGAAATGCTCGC
- a CDS encoding undecaprenyl-diphosphate phosphatase, giving the protein MSLLEAVILGLVQGITEFLPISSSAHLIIVQSLFGMTFAGFSFEILLHLASVLAVILYYRHDLIEIIRGFFAYFTKRTPQNKAMFWFAIYLVIATGITGVAGILFEDYISETFKAPIFIALALAVTGLFLIIIERFVRHGNRTEKEMTIWDSIIVGLGQCLALIPGLSRSGTTLIVGMFAGLTKETAVRFSFLLSIPVILGSSVLAIDDLISGELLASTGLFELVASFVVTFIASWLGIVFFLNLVRKSKLVYFAVYCFIVAILVFIFQDTLGHADI; this is encoded by the coding sequence ATGAGTTTACTAGAAGCAGTTATCCTTGGACTTGTTCAAGGAATTACAGAGTTTTTGCCGATTTCCAGTTCCGCCCATTTGATTATTGTCCAATCCCTGTTCGGCATGACATTTGCCGGCTTTAGCTTTGAAATTCTTCTTCATCTTGCTTCAGTTCTTGCGGTTATTCTTTATTACCGCCATGATTTGATTGAGATTATTCGCGGTTTTTTTGCCTATTTCACAAAGCGAACACCGCAAAATAAAGCAATGTTTTGGTTTGCTATTTATTTAGTTATCGCCACAGGCATTACTGGTGTTGCTGGCATTTTGTTCGAAGATTACATAAGCGAAACGTTTAAAGCGCCTATCTTTATTGCCTTAGCACTTGCGGTCACCGGTCTATTCTTAATCATTATAGAACGTTTTGTCCGCCACGGAAACCGCACAGAAAAAGAAATGACGATTTGGGATTCAATTATCGTGGGGCTTGGCCAATGCCTGGCGCTCATTCCTGGGCTTTCACGCTCTGGAACGACGTTAATTGTCGGCATGTTTGCTGGTCTGACAAAGGAAACAGCTGTCCGCTTTTCCTTTTTACTATCCATCCCGGTTATTTTAGGGTCTTCCGTGTTGGCAATTGATGATTTGATTTCAGGGGAATTGCTCGCGAGCACAGGCTTATTTGAGCTTGTCGCTTCCTTTGTTGTCACGTTTATTGCCTCTTGGCTTGGGATTGTCTTTTTCTTGAACCTTGTCCGCAAAAGCAAACTTGTCTATTTTGCCGTCTATTGTTTTATCGTCGCCATTCTCGTCTTTATTTTCCAAGATACATTGGGACATGCAGACATTTAA
- the tnpA gene encoding IS200/IS605 family transposase, translating to MSDNSLSHTRWNCKYHIVFIPKYRRKIVYGKLRKDIGAILRRLCEMKDVEIIEAHAMIDHIHMLVKIPPKMSVSYFMGYLKGKSSLMIHDRHANLKYNHGNRTFWAKGYYVSTVGLNQKTIEKYIREQEAEDRLRDQMTKREYVDPFKDK from the coding sequence ATGAGTGACAACAGTTTATCACACACAAGATGGAATTGTAAGTATCATATCGTGTTTATCCCTAAGTATAGACGAAAGATTGTCTATGGGAAGTTGCGAAAAGATATTGGAGCTATTTTGAGAAGGTTATGTGAAATGAAAGATGTAGAAATTATCGAAGCCCATGCGATGATTGATCACATACACATGCTGGTGAAAATTCCGCCAAAAATGTCGGTATCGTATTTCATGGGGTATTTGAAAGGGAAAAGTTCGTTGATGATCCATGATCGTCACGCAAACTTAAAATACAACCATGGAAATCGCACGTTTTGGGCAAAAGGCTATTACGTGAGTACAGTAGGACTAAATCAAAAAACAATTGAAAAATACATCCGCGAACAAGAAGCGGAGGATCGATTGCGCGATCAAATGACAAAGAGGGAGTACGTCGACCCATTTAAAGATAAGTAA
- a CDS encoding carbohydrate ABC transporter permease: MQVDHQPVPRKEINESTARFKKRATRVLIYLILMVFAIVNAYPIIWMILNSFKSGQEFALNPFGLPTEWVWANYVEAWFTANINTYFFNSVFVGGVAVILTVLFGALASYFLARFQFKGQKLLYSFFILGLLVPIHATLVPMFILMQTIGLLDTRLALIFPYIAFNLSITIFLLTSFMKSFSKEIEESAIMDGAGVFKIFWSIILPMTRPVLATVIIINFINNWNEFSFALVLINDDLLSTLPLGLANFAGQHSTNYTAQMAALTIVLVPTILFYLFMEKQIVEGMTQGAVKG; this comes from the coding sequence ATGCAAGTAGATCATCAACCAGTTCCTAGAAAAGAAATAAATGAAAGCACAGCACGGTTCAAAAAACGAGCAACACGAGTGCTGATCTATCTAATCTTAATGGTGTTTGCGATTGTCAATGCCTATCCGATTATTTGGATGATCCTTAATTCATTTAAATCAGGTCAGGAATTTGCGTTAAACCCATTTGGTTTACCGACAGAATGGGTGTGGGCGAATTATGTGGAGGCTTGGTTTACAGCCAATATTAATACGTACTTTTTTAATAGCGTATTCGTTGGCGGGGTGGCCGTTATCCTAACGGTACTGTTCGGTGCACTAGCCTCTTATTTCCTAGCAAGATTTCAATTTAAAGGCCAGAAATTACTTTACTCTTTTTTCATTCTAGGCTTACTAGTGCCCATTCACGCCACGCTTGTACCCATGTTTATCTTAATGCAAACCATTGGCTTGCTTGATACGAGATTAGCGCTTATCTTCCCGTATATTGCCTTTAACTTGTCTATTACGATCTTCTTATTAACGAGCTTTATGAAGTCGTTCTCAAAAGAGATTGAAGAGTCTGCGATTATGGACGGAGCCGGCGTGTTTAAGATCTTTTGGTCGATTATTTTGCCAATGACACGCCCTGTTCTAGCTACCGTTATTATTATTAATTTCATTAACAATTGGAATGAGTTTAGTTTTGCACTCGTCCTCATTAATGATGATCTATTAAGTACATTGCCACTCGGTCTTGCGAATTTTGCAGGACAGCATTCGACAAACTATACAGCACAAATGGCTGCTTTGACGATTGTGCTCGTCCCAACAATTCTCTTCTATTTATTTATGGAAAAACAAATTGTGGAAGGGATGACTCAAGGAGCAGTTAAAGGATAG
- a CDS encoding carbohydrate ABC transporter permease yields the protein MHLLKSRWKIALGVIPALLVYCIFSIIPIFISFYYSFMSWNGFSPMDYVGLANFRAILSDSVFWLSVRNNLIVVAASIFGQIPIALVLALLLNRKIKGAKFFRTIAFLPVVISTVVISLTWRMIYNVEQGLLNHLLNNLGLSALAQNWLGNPDYAMYAIAAVIIWQFVGLYFIIFLSALQTVPKDILEAAELDGATEWQKTRYVTLPSIWGVIIIAVVLCISGSLKTFDLIYVMTGGGPANATEVMATYMYTETFQGLRYGYGSAISVLIFVFSITIIVFANVLLTKRSGARRA from the coding sequence GTGCATTTATTAAAAAGCCGGTGGAAAATTGCACTTGGCGTAATACCAGCCTTGCTTGTTTATTGTATCTTTAGCATCATTCCGATTTTTATCTCGTTCTATTACTCTTTCATGTCGTGGAACGGATTTTCACCGATGGACTATGTAGGTCTAGCGAATTTTAGGGCCATTCTTAGTGATTCAGTGTTTTGGCTGTCTGTTCGAAACAATTTAATTGTTGTTGCCGCTTCTATATTTGGGCAAATCCCGATAGCGCTTGTGCTTGCTTTGTTGTTAAACCGCAAAATAAAAGGAGCGAAGTTTTTTCGGACGATTGCCTTTCTCCCTGTCGTGATATCAACTGTTGTTATTTCGCTGACGTGGCGAATGATTTACAACGTGGAGCAAGGACTATTAAATCATCTACTAAATAACCTTGGTCTAAGCGCGCTTGCGCAAAATTGGCTCGGCAATCCTGATTATGCGATGTACGCGATTGCCGCCGTTATTATTTGGCAATTTGTCGGTCTTTACTTCATCATCTTTTTATCTGCTTTGCAAACGGTACCGAAAGACATTTTGGAAGCTGCAGAGCTAGATGGAGCAACAGAATGGCAGAAAACCCGCTATGTTACACTACCATCGATCTGGGGTGTCATTATCATCGCAGTCGTTCTCTGTATTAGCGGCAGCTTAAAGACCTTTGACTTGATCTATGTAATGACTGGCGGCGGGCCAGCGAATGCTACAGAGGTTATGGCTACCTATATGTACACAGAAACATTTCAAGGGCTACGCTACGGGTATGGAAGTGCTATTTCAGTGTTAATCTTTGTCTTTAGTATCACAATTATTGTATTTGCCAACGTGCTTCTAACAAAACGTAGCGGAGCGAGACGAGCATAA
- a CDS encoding response regulator transcription factor: MSIRMLIVDDEPVICQGLVQTIPWESLGVEVVDTAFNGKQALQKLEQQPVDLILTDISMPEMDGLALAEYIVHEKPETKMIIISGYDKFDYARQALRLGIEDYLLKPVDVDELMELVKQVTQKIVDDKKLKSSQAHDWIRHVLFHIPLSEQIDVKQTQSCGMFRLLISEVSGYAHLFKAVPTEESKQIQDKVRHVVEKTCEAYGVKQISLIGYENELLTVVFSDHSDMLSDFWLHEVWEEVLKQSPYPIQTVASSIGESLSTSYQQALRLLDDLRGHGIGLYTKGIECDQEAFDLDKTEHRLLETVLQHDESKLAECIRHVVSELMAKGYSLRYIVEVCQGLEIRIKQALQKRLPNRSFDSIELRLHGKLDLRYYNTSSAIEELFLRDLVDFLGELKEDEQNNWMIEKIKHYIHKHYQQDLRAAEVAERHFITPNYFSMLFKKETGQSFSEYVNRLRIEKSAELLLTTSNKVFEIAEYVGYKEYKYFVQVFKKQVGLTPTQYRRLNVTRDRREKQIES, encoded by the coding sequence ATGAGCATACGGATGCTAATCGTGGATGATGAACCAGTCATTTGTCAAGGGCTTGTACAAACGATTCCTTGGGAAAGTCTTGGTGTAGAAGTGGTTGACACTGCTTTTAATGGGAAGCAAGCTTTACAAAAACTAGAACAACAGCCAGTTGATTTAATCTTAACGGATATCTCGATGCCTGAAATGGATGGACTTGCACTTGCGGAGTATATCGTTCATGAAAAGCCGGAAACGAAGATGATCATTATTAGTGGCTACGATAAATTCGACTATGCACGCCAAGCGCTTCGTTTAGGAATAGAAGACTATTTACTGAAACCGGTGGATGTGGATGAATTAATGGAGCTTGTGAAACAAGTGACACAAAAAATCGTCGATGACAAAAAGCTGAAAAGCAGCCAAGCTCACGATTGGATTCGGCATGTGTTGTTTCACATCCCTCTATCAGAACAAATTGACGTCAAGCAAACGCAATCGTGTGGCATGTTTCGGCTTTTGATTAGCGAAGTGTCGGGATATGCTCACCTCTTTAAGGCGGTTCCTACAGAAGAAAGTAAACAAATACAAGATAAAGTAAGGCACGTCGTAGAAAAGACATGTGAAGCTTATGGTGTGAAGCAAATTTCCCTTATTGGTTATGAAAATGAGTTATTGACAGTAGTGTTTAGCGACCACTCAGACATGCTTTCAGATTTCTGGCTTCATGAAGTGTGGGAAGAGGTCCTCAAACAGAGCCCGTATCCCATTCAAACCGTGGCTTCGTCGATTGGCGAGTCTCTTTCCACCAGTTACCAGCAAGCGCTTCGTCTTCTTGACGATCTGCGCGGTCATGGGATTGGCCTCTATACGAAAGGCATTGAATGTGATCAAGAAGCGTTTGATCTTGACAAAACGGAACATCGTTTATTGGAAACCGTGCTACAACATGATGAAAGTAAACTAGCAGAATGTATTCGCCATGTCGTCTCGGAGCTAATGGCAAAAGGATATTCCCTTCGCTACATCGTGGAGGTTTGCCAAGGGCTGGAAATAAGAATAAAACAAGCGCTCCAAAAGCGGTTGCCGAATAGATCGTTTGATTCCATTGAACTACGGTTACACGGAAAACTTGATCTCCGTTATTACAACACATCAAGCGCAATTGAAGAACTATTTCTTCGTGATCTCGTCGATTTTCTTGGAGAATTAAAAGAAGACGAACAGAATAACTGGATGATTGAGAAGATTAAACATTACATTCACAAGCATTATCAGCAAGATTTGCGGGCGGCAGAAGTGGCTGAGCGTCATTTTATTACGCCAAATTATTTCAGCATGCTTTTCAAAAAAGAAACAGGTCAGAGTTTCTCAGAGTATGTAAATCGCCTCCGTATCGAAAAATCGGCAGAGCTATTGCTAACCACATCGAATAAAGTCTTTGAAATTGCCGAGTATGTGGGCTACAAAGAATACAAATATTTTGTGCAAGTGTTTAAGAAGCAAGTCGGATTGACGCCAACTCAGTACCGACGACTGAATGTAACCCGAGATAGAAGAGAAAAACAGATAGAATCGTAA
- a CDS encoding cache domain-containing sensor histidine kinase produces MSKWVFRHWSLRWKSVLILLSLILIPALTISLLVYYQSNTILEKQVIERNEQNLRHIESNLLGVMEEVEELSSYMIYSQEFRQYFTLPVEGAGSDPEEMQRLRDHIRGFFTFHLNNKPYFHSAQIEGVNGVQLHLGERISGNESMWEEAAQAELGRVVWTNPYVLTRTGWETEDYTILSLFRVINNLYDITEPIGNVRIRLDERELFHHMTSRYLHPNDEMILMQENGLVLSHRDPHLVGEMYPNQEVVQQVHEGDAFFQYETNGEVYYAITRNVEGTDMSLISTVREEYILDEFKGIRQTMQIIMAVAGGIGLIAIAGFMLTIIKPITELTKETKRLEEGDFAAQVKVRSQDEIGQLGSRFNKAVSQIQRLIDTKYTLEIQNKESELKALQSHINPHFLYNTLDMIRWTARLEKAFETGKSIEHLSRLFRISLSQGKLYITLHDEMNYVQSYLELQKRRLGGQLTFSVRMEAGIERSLILKLILQPLVENCLRHGFVEIKQTNTIRIRAYRNGDFVVIDVLDNGIGLQVDVDEFNYFLNTKDKNGHGFALRNTHERLKKTFGGTCGLLAVATKEGAHIRVCIPYVESEREHRKLIDKEGVAHEHTDANRG; encoded by the coding sequence ATGAGCAAATGGGTGTTTCGTCATTGGAGCTTACGCTGGAAATCGGTCTTAATTTTATTATCGCTTATTTTAATTCCGGCCTTAACGATTAGTCTATTGGTTTACTATCAATCCAATACCATTCTAGAAAAACAAGTCATTGAACGAAATGAACAGAATTTACGCCATATTGAATCGAATTTGCTCGGTGTGATGGAAGAGGTAGAAGAGCTATCGAGTTACATGATTTATAGCCAGGAGTTCCGTCAATACTTTACCCTTCCGGTTGAGGGGGCTGGCAGTGATCCAGAAGAGATGCAACGACTTAGAGATCATATTCGTGGCTTCTTTACGTTTCATTTAAACAACAAACCTTATTTTCATTCTGCTCAGATTGAAGGAGTCAATGGTGTCCAACTTCATCTTGGTGAAAGGATAAGTGGGAATGAATCGATGTGGGAGGAAGCGGCTCAAGCTGAATTGGGTAGAGTCGTGTGGACCAATCCTTATGTGTTAACACGGACAGGATGGGAAACAGAAGATTATACCATTCTTTCGCTTTTTCGTGTAATCAACAATCTTTACGATATTACCGAACCAATAGGAAATGTACGAATTCGCCTTGATGAACGCGAGTTATTTCATCATATGACGAGTCGGTATTTGCATCCGAATGATGAAATGATCTTAATGCAAGAGAATGGGCTCGTTCTCTCCCATCGTGATCCTCATCTTGTTGGCGAAATGTATCCAAATCAAGAAGTTGTCCAGCAAGTACATGAAGGCGATGCTTTTTTTCAGTATGAGACAAACGGGGAAGTGTACTACGCAATTACTCGGAACGTTGAAGGGACGGATATGTCGCTGATTTCAACGGTGCGAGAAGAGTATATCCTTGATGAATTTAAAGGAATTCGACAAACGATGCAAATTATTATGGCCGTTGCAGGTGGAATAGGTCTTATAGCGATTGCCGGATTTATGCTAACGATTATTAAGCCAATTACTGAATTAACGAAAGAGACAAAGCGGCTTGAAGAAGGTGATTTTGCTGCACAAGTGAAAGTCCGTTCACAAGACGAAATCGGCCAGTTGGGCTCACGCTTTAATAAAGCAGTTAGTCAAATTCAGCGGTTGATTGACACAAAATATACGCTGGAAATTCAGAATAAAGAATCAGAATTGAAAGCGCTGCAAAGTCACATCAACCCTCATTTTTTGTACAACACATTAGATATGATTCGGTGGACAGCTAGGCTTGAGAAAGCATTTGAGACTGGCAAAAGTATTGAACATTTATCAAGACTATTTCGCATTAGTCTTAGTCAGGGAAAGCTTTACATTACGCTTCATGATGAAATGAATTACGTCCAAAGCTATTTGGAGTTGCAAAAACGGAGGCTTGGCGGCCAGCTCACATTTTCAGTGCGGATGGAGGCAGGCATTGAACGAAGTCTTATCTTGAAGCTAATTTTGCAACCGTTAGTGGAAAATTGTCTCCGTCATGGATTTGTTGAAATTAAGCAAACGAATACGATTCGGATCCGAGCCTATCGGAATGGCGACTTTGTTGTGATTGATGTACTTGACAACGGCATCGGGCTTCAGGTAGATGTAGACGAATTTAATTACTTTTTGAATACCAAAGATAAAAATGGCCATGGTTTTGCTTTACGCAACACGCACGAACGCTTAAAGAAGACGTTTGGTGGAACCTGTGGACTATTAGCGGTGGCTACTAAAGAAGGTGCTCACATTCGTGTATGCATTCCATACGTAGAAAGTGAAAGGGAGCACCGGAAGCTAATTGACAAGGAGGGAGTGGCTCATGAGCATACGGATGCTAATCGTGGATGA